The proteins below are encoded in one region of Alkalispirochaeta americana:
- a CDS encoding HigA family addiction module antitoxin yields MMTKRKPIHPGLLLKEDVLIPLGLSVTKAAVDLGVSRKTLSELINEKASLSPDMAIRIGKATNTSPESWLNMQSKLDLWKSEQKSLDVLPFPEISKTNDQIMEG; encoded by the coding sequence ATGATGACCAAAAGAAAACCAATACATCCTGGATTGCTTTTGAAGGAAGATGTGTTAATTCCTCTAGGCTTATCTGTGACAAAAGCTGCCGTCGACCTTGGAGTATCCAGAAAGACATTATCTGAATTAATTAATGAAAAAGCCTCGCTGAGTCCGGATATGGCCATCAGAATTGGTAAAGCTACAAATACTTCTCCTGAAAGCTGGCTGAATATGCAGTCTAAGCTTGATTTATGGAAATCAGAGCAAAAATCATTAGATGTTCTTCCATTTCCAGAAATCTCAAAAACAAATGATCAGATTATGGAAGGATAA
- a CDS encoding type II toxin-antitoxin system RelE/ParE family toxin yields the protein MIKSFRHKGLEEFFRNGNKKGIIPDHSSKLSRLLDRLDASLTVKDMALPGFKLHKLSGKEKNIWSVWVNGNWRVTFYFEEGDAFIVDYRDYH from the coding sequence ATGATAAAATCTTTTAGACATAAGGGTCTTGAGGAGTTCTTCAGGAATGGAAACAAAAAAGGAATAATTCCTGACCACTCCAGCAAACTCTCTCGTCTACTGGATCGTCTTGATGCTTCGCTGACGGTGAAGGATATGGCTTTGCCAGGATTTAAACTGCATAAGCTTTCGGGAAAAGAGAAAAATATCTGGTCTGTTTGGGTTAATGGCAATTGGCGAGTCACCTTTTATTTTGAAGAAGGTGATGCATTCATCGTGGATTATAGGGATTATCATTAG